CTATCTACTTCTTCATGTTCCTCGATAGCCTCCATTTGTTCTGTAATGTAGTTGCCGAGCTCTACTTTACTAAAGGCTAGTTGTACTTCATCTCCATCTGTTTTAAAGAATTTTTTTAATACAAGGTCTGAGACCCATATTACAAACGATGAAATAAAGCCAAATAAGATATAAAATACATATGCTGGTGCAGCAAATATCTTAAGTAAAGAATTGGCATAAATTTGAAAGAAGACTTTTGGTAAAAACTCTGCAGTAAGTAAAATTACGAGTGTAGAAATTATAGTTTGGGTGAGTAAACTAAGGTCTACAAAAATATATCGAAGTATCTCATTTTCTACAGGAAGCATGTTTTGAAACAATGCCAAGAGTAAATCGCCCATAAAAAATCCATAGATAACTAGGGCAATGTTATTGCCAACCAACATGGTTGCAATAAATTTTGAAGGTTTTTTGGTAAGACGTCTTAGGATATTGGCCAAGAAGCCTGCTTGCATCTTCTCTATTTCAATATGTATTTTGTTAGAAGATACATAAGCTATTTCCATTCCTGAGAAGAAAGCAGAAAGGATAAGAGATAAAACAATGATAATGATTTCAGAATGCATTATTCTTGGCGATTGTTATCTTCAATTTTACGCCTAAATTTTCTTTTAAAAAAGAATAAAAATAGCGCAACTGCAGCAAAAGCAAGAAGCATATAAGATCTGCCTCTGTCTGTTGCCCATATGCTTATAGCTTCACCAATAAACCAAACGGCTATGGCAATATAAGCGTATTCAAAAAATTTATAGAGTTTCATAATACTGTACAATAAGGTTGTAAAAGTACAGCTATTTTTCTTCTTCTTCTAAATACATGACACCAACGTCTGATCTGGATAGAAATTTGGTGAAATCCTTATTGCTGTCAAATCCTTCACCATTTGTGGTAGAGCCACTAGGAAACAATGCAGTATAAGGTTGGTCTGTAAAGACCCATTGCTTTTGTTGGTCATAATATAATTGTTCTGCGTAGACAATTGTACTATCGCTAGTAACAATTTTTACATTTCCTTGTAAATCTATTAAGCCCGTTGGTTCATAGATTATTCCATAATCTGCATAAACTGTATTCTTTTTGTTACTGTCATCAAAAAAATCTACTGTTAATCCATCTGGAAATTCCCGATATGGAAATTCTTGATTTGAGTAATCCTTAAGTTTAGCACTTTTAAGGTTGGCTACCACTTTGCCAGAATCTGTATAAAAAAGATTTATCTCTTGTCCAATTGCCTGTGGGCCATCCTGTAATAACTCAAAGCTACGAACCTCGTTTAATTTTCCTTTACAAGAAAAAAGCATTGCTATAACAAAAGTTACAGCAATGCTCTTTATATATATATTATATGTGTTTTGCATTTTACAAGTTAGGAACCTTCACAGAAGATCCAATCCAGCATCCTATATTTACTGTCTTTCCAGCCATGTTTGCTGAGAAGATATCAGATTTTTGTGGAGCTCTACCTCTGTAAGCTGCAGCAGCTTGATCTGCATTACTCTTAATTGAAGGATCTACACGACCAGCTTTAGACGCCATATCTGCAGCTAACCAATATACAGATCTCTTTTCAAAAGAAGTACCACCACAGTTGTTTACACTTTTAGCGTACATATCTGCAATTTTTAAGTATGCAACACCTAATGAAGGCTTGTTTTGTAACGCTTTGTTGTAAAAGCTCCTTGCAGTACTGTAGCTACCTTTAGCTTTAGCGCTTTCTGCCAATCTGTAGTATACTTTAGCTCTCTTAGTTGGGTCTGTCTGTAACTCGGCAGACTCGTTGTAATATTTAAGCGCTTTAGTCATATTTCCAGCTTGCTCTTCTAATCTACCTAAGTAGAACGCAGAATCTGCAGAAGGCTCATTGGTGTGTAATGCTTCAACTAGTTTCTTAAATAAAGGATCATCTGTACAATCTTTACCACTTAAACGACCAGCAGCACTTTTTAACCAGTTGCTATCAGTTTTCTTTTCTTCAAACTGTCCTTGGTATAAAGGGATAAGGTTTTCACAATCTGCAATTTTTCCAAACTTACCGTTAATACTTCCAGCTACTACACTGTAGTTTTTAAGATAAATTTCTCCATTCTTAAGACTAATCTTTTCAGATCTGTTAAGAGACTCTTGGTTATCTTGCTTTTCAATAAGAGGAGTTACTTTAACAGCTAACTCATCATTTTCTTTTTCAATTTTAGTGATTACCTCATCATATTTATCAAACACTTCTTGAAGATCTTTTTTACCAGCTTCTTGAAGGTCTATTAATAAAGAAAAGTAAGTAAGTAAACCTTTAGGACTTTTAAAAGATGCCTTATCTGTAGTCCAAGCTTTATCAAAAGCAGCATATTGCTCTTCTGTAGTACCTAATTTGTTATCGTACATTACTTGTGCTATATCTGCAAGAACATCTCCCTTATCTACTTTAGGGTCATTCTCAAAATATTTAAGTTTTGCTTGATGTGCAGCAATTAAATTTTCTGCATTTTGCTTTTTATTAGCTTCTGTGCTTTTATCTAAAAAATGCTTGTACATACGCACACCATATTGGTATGTTGCTAATGAGTATGAAGGGCAGTCTTTCACTAATGTTTCATAGTGAGGTTTTGCTGCGTCGTATTGCTTATTCTTAGCACTTGTTGCAAAAAGCGACAATTGTGTTGCACAGTCTGCAGCTTGTGCATTAGTGAACTGTATGCCTAGAAATAAAGCTGTTATTAATAAAGTTGCTTTAGTTTTCATAGTATTTAAAATGGTTAATTAAACTTAGTTTTTTCAAACCACTTGTCATTTAAAGACAAGCCGATTATAATATTGTAAAACGATTCTTTTATTAAGCCTGCATCTGTTGTACCACGTTGTCCGTATTCAAAAGATAGGTTAGCATTTGTAAATAATCGTCCTGCTGGTATACCTACTCCAAAAGATATGCCAAACTCGTTAATGTCTTCTCCTCTTAGGTTTAGACCGGTTTCTTCATATCGTGCTCCAAGCCTATAAACAATTCTGTTTAAGTAACTTGTAAGGTCATTATATTTTGGAATATAAAAACCTCCAACTTTAAATTTAGAGGCGTCGTCAAAAATAACGTCTTCATTATTAAAAGAACGATTATTGAAGTTACTTTTTTGTGAATTTACATACTCAAGGCCTGCATACCACTTATTCGCTTTTCCTATCCCTAATCCTAAACTAATTTCTGAAGGGTTTTTAAAATCTGAATCTTCTAACTCAATATCTTGTCTGTCTGCTACTAATTCTTGTCCTGAGTTACCCACAATTACTGTAGCCAATTCCCTGAAGTTTTCAACATTTATAGTTGTTGAAGGCATATAGGTTGCTGTAGCAGTTAAGTCTAAATTCTCAGTTAACTTAGTGTCGTAAATAGCACCAACCTTAAAACTGAAGCCTAAGAAATCTGATCGGTTAATTTCTCTAGTTCCAAACTGTATGTCGTCTTGAAAGCGAATGCTTTTGTTTTGAATATTTCCAAAGTTATATTGAAAATCTACACCAATGTTAAAGTTGTCTGTAACTTTATAAGCGGTAGAAAGCGCTACTTTATTTAAGCCACCTCTACCAGTAAATTGGTCTGATGAGCTTAATGACTCTCCATTATCAGGTTTTATGTTATAGCCAACTGTTGTGCTAGGATAAACTGAAAGTCCAAATCCTAGTCTACCTGCTGGAAATCCTAATGCTAAATAATCAAAGGTGGTGTGTGAAGCAGACTCAGAAGCATTTGCGTTTTCTAAACTTAAAGATTGGTGACTAGCTCCAACTGAGTAAGCAGTAAGGCGTAATTTCGCGAAACTTGCTGGGTTTTGTAAATTTATGTGAATACTATCACTATAGGCACCCAAACCAGCCATTCCTCGCTGTTCTGCAGTTCCTCTAAATTTAGTTAAACCAATACCATAAAATGAATATGGAGATGAGGTTCCTTCCTGTGCATTTGCCGTCAACACTATACCTAAGAGCGCTACGATTACTACAAATCGTTTAATCATGTGTCTTTGTTAAATTCTAAAATATGGTTTAATCCTTCCAACAAAAAATTAGAGTTGGCAAAGATGCTATTTTTTATACGTTTAGACAAAAAATCAGCGTCTCCACCAGTAAAAATAACTGTTAAATCAGGATATTTTTCTTTATAACGGTTTATAAAACCATCTATTTCATTACAAGTGCCCAAAATGGCACCACTTTGCATACTCTCAGATGTACTTTTCCCTATTAAGTTTACATTATCTGTAGCCTTAAGTAATGGAAGTTTTGCTGTAAATTCATGCATAGCCTTAAAGCGCATTTGTAATCCAGGTGAAATAGAACCTCCATGATATTTATTTGTACTATCAATAAAATCATAAGTTATACAAGTACCTGCATCTATAATTAAGACATTTTCATTTGAATATGCCTTAGCAGATCCAGCTACTAAACCTATACGATCTAAACCTAAAGTTTCTGGCGTATTGTAATTGTTTGTATAAGGGACGCTGGTAAATTGATTAAGTTGCAAAACAATAGTATACTTTTCTAAGAAATTTAAGTGTTCTGTTGGGTAAGTAGACGTGTTAGATATTATAGAATGTGTGATATTAGACCAGTTTTCTAATATTTCTTTAATTTTTTTTTCAATTTCATTAGATGAACAAATTGTTCTTTCCTTAAGGGTAACGTCCTCAAAAACTGCAAGTTTAGTTCTCGAGTTACCTATGTCTATTATCAAATTCATCTTTTTATTTATGGTTTTGTAAAATTACAAACGAATTTTTTAGTCTTTATGTTGTAGGGTTTCAAAATTGATTTTATATTTGCGCTCCTTAATAATAGGTACCTTAGCTCAGTTGGTAGAGCAACGGACTGAAAATCCGTGTGTCCCTGGTTCGATTCCTGGAGGTACCACTTTTAAAAATGTAATTCCCTTGTAGTCAATAGATTGCAAGGGTTTTATTTTTT
This region of Croceibacter atlanticus HTCC2559 genomic DNA includes:
- a CDS encoding type III pantothenate kinase, with the translated sequence MNLIIDIGNSRTKLAVFEDVTLKERTICSSNEIEKKIKEILENWSNITHSIISNTSTYPTEHLNFLEKYTIVLQLNQFTSVPYTNNYNTPETLGLDRIGLVAGSAKAYSNENVLIIDAGTCITYDFIDSTNKYHGGSISPGLQMRFKAMHEFTAKLPLLKATDNVNLIGKSTSESMQSGAILGTCNEIDGFINRYKEKYPDLTVIFTGGDADFLSKRIKNSIFANSNFLLEGLNHILEFNKDT
- a CDS encoding membrane protein codes for the protein MIKRFVVIVALLGIVLTANAQEGTSSPYSFYGIGLTKFRGTAEQRGMAGLGAYSDSIHINLQNPASFAKLRLTAYSVGASHQSLSLENANASESASHTTFDYLALGFPAGRLGFGLSVYPSTTVGYNIKPDNGESLSSSDQFTGRGGLNKVALSTAYKVTDNFNIGVDFQYNFGNIQNKSIRFQDDIQFGTREINRSDFLGFSFKVGAIYDTKLTENLDLTATATYMPSTTINVENFRELATVIVGNSGQELVADRQDIELEDSDFKNPSEISLGLGIGKANKWYAGLEYVNSQKSNFNNRSFNNEDVIFDDASKFKVGGFYIPKYNDLTSYLNRIVYRLGARYEETGLNLRGEDINEFGISFGVGIPAGRLFTNANLSFEYGQRGTTDAGLIKESFYNIIIGLSLNDKWFEKTKFN
- the lptC gene encoding LPS export ABC transporter periplasmic protein LptC gives rise to the protein MQNTYNIYIKSIAVTFVIAMLFSCKGKLNEVRSFELLQDGPQAIGQEINLFYTDSGKVVANLKSAKLKDYSNQEFPYREFPDGLTVDFFDDSNKKNTVYADYGIIYEPTGLIDLQGNVKIVTSDSTIVYAEQLYYDQQKQWVFTDQPYTALFPSGSTTNGEGFDSNKDFTKFLSRSDVGVMYLEEEEK
- a CDS encoding tetratricopeptide repeat protein; translated protein: MKTKATLLITALFLGIQFTNAQAADCATQLSLFATSAKNKQYDAAKPHYETLVKDCPSYSLATYQYGVRMYKHFLDKSTEANKKQNAENLIAAHQAKLKYFENDPKVDKGDVLADIAQVMYDNKLGTTEEQYAAFDKAWTTDKASFKSPKGLLTYFSLLIDLQEAGKKDLQEVFDKYDEVITKIEKENDELAVKVTPLIEKQDNQESLNRSEKISLKNGEIYLKNYSVVAGSINGKFGKIADCENLIPLYQGQFEEKKTDSNWLKSAAGRLSGKDCTDDPLFKKLVEALHTNEPSADSAFYLGRLEEQAGNMTKALKYYNESAELQTDPTKRAKVYYRLAESAKAKGSYSTARSFYNKALQNKPSLGVAYLKIADMYAKSVNNCGGTSFEKRSVYWLAADMASKAGRVDPSIKSNADQAAAAYRGRAPQKSDIFSANMAGKTVNIGCWIGSSVKVPNL